The following coding sequences are from one Shewanella putrefaciens window:
- a CDS encoding DUF885 domain-containing protein, giving the protein MKKTTLSLAIVLSLAGLAGCQSQTSTTVPSTSGEVQATSFEQFSAAFIDSLWALSPTWALYSGKHVNDGYLEIPDDASRAKTLAFVKAQQAKLAQFDQKTLTSNEVIDYHLIDNLLNSLAWDITTFKSWQWDPANYNVAGGFAQIINENFAPLDDRLRSVLARMENIPAYYAAAQANISQPTLEHTELAVLQNQGAFSVFSDDLLKQVTNSGLSDAEKALFKTRFDAATVAINNHISWLNSLVTTLKKEGARSFRIGEDLYEQKFAFDIQAGMTAKQLYQKAVADKDRVQAEMAKITDKLWPQYFSTPKPSDNKIAIRQLIDKLSTKHVKRDEFVDEVRKQIPELIDFVNQKKLVTLDPNKPLVVRETPEYMRGYAGASISAPGPYEKLGNTYYNVTPLDGMTDESAESYLREYNHWILQILNIHEAIPGHYTQLVYSNESPSLIKSLFGNGAMVEGWAVYTERMMLEEGYGNFEPEMWLMYYKWNLRVICNTILDYSIHVKGMTEAEAIALMMEEAFQQQAEAEGKWRRATLSQVQLTSYYSGYREIYDFREEYKQTKGKDFDLKTFHEQFLSYGSAPVKYIRQLMQAK; this is encoded by the coding sequence ATGAAAAAAACGACGCTCTCCCTTGCGATTGTATTATCGCTAGCTGGTCTTGCTGGCTGTCAATCCCAGACGAGTACAACGGTTCCTTCTACCTCTGGTGAAGTACAAGCCACATCATTTGAACAATTCAGCGCCGCATTTATTGACTCATTATGGGCGTTATCACCCACGTGGGCACTTTACAGTGGTAAGCATGTGAATGATGGCTACTTAGAGATCCCCGATGATGCTAGTCGAGCCAAGACCTTAGCTTTTGTGAAAGCACAACAGGCAAAATTGGCACAGTTCGATCAAAAAACCTTAACCTCTAATGAGGTGATTGATTATCACCTGATAGATAATTTACTGAATAGCCTAGCTTGGGATATTACCACCTTTAAATCTTGGCAGTGGGATCCAGCTAATTACAATGTTGCTGGCGGCTTTGCTCAAATCATCAATGAAAACTTTGCACCGTTGGATGATAGATTACGCTCAGTGCTCGCGAGAATGGAAAATATTCCTGCTTATTATGCTGCAGCTCAAGCCAATATTAGCCAGCCGACCCTTGAACATACCGAGCTTGCTGTGTTGCAAAATCAGGGCGCATTTTCGGTATTTTCTGATGATTTATTGAAACAAGTTACCAACTCTGGCTTGAGTGATGCTGAGAAAGCATTATTCAAGACCCGTTTTGATGCGGCGACAGTGGCCATTAATAACCATATTTCATGGTTAAACAGTTTGGTGACAACGCTTAAAAAAGAGGGCGCTCGTAGTTTTAGAATTGGTGAAGATTTATACGAGCAAAAATTTGCCTTTGATATTCAAGCCGGTATGACTGCAAAACAGCTTTATCAAAAAGCAGTCGCAGATAAAGACAGGGTTCAAGCTGAAATGGCAAAAATTACCGATAAGCTTTGGCCTCAATATTTCTCTACGCCGAAACCATCAGATAATAAAATTGCCATTCGTCAGTTGATTGATAAATTATCAACCAAACACGTTAAGCGTGATGAATTTGTAGACGAAGTCCGTAAACAAATTCCCGAACTTATCGATTTTGTTAATCAGAAAAAGTTAGTAACACTTGATCCTAACAAACCCCTTGTTGTTCGTGAAACACCAGAATATATGCGCGGATATGCGGGGGCTTCAATTAGTGCCCCTGGTCCCTATGAAAAACTCGGTAATACCTATTATAACGTCACGCCACTTGATGGCATGACGGATGAGTCCGCTGAAAGTTACCTACGAGAATATAACCATTGGATTTTGCAGATCTTGAATATTCACGAAGCCATTCCAGGGCATTACACTCAGTTAGTTTATTCTAATGAATCGCCCAGCCTTATTAAAAGTCTATTTGGTAATGGCGCCATGGTTGAAGGCTGGGCGGTATACACGGAACGTATGATGCTCGAGGAGGGGTACGGGAATTTCGAGCCTGAAATGTGGTTAATGTACTATAAGTGGAATCTTAGGGTTATCTGTAACACTATTTTAGATTACAGCATTCATGTTAAAGGGATGACTGAGGCCGAAGCCATTGCTTTGATGATGGAAGAGGCATTCCAACAACAGGCTGAAGCAGAAGGAAAATGGCGCCGTGCAACATTAAGCCAAGTGCAATTGACAAGCTATTACTCTGGTTACCGTGAAATATATGATTTTCGAGAAGAGTACAAGCAGACAAAAGGCAAGGATTTTGATCTTAAAACCTTCCACGAACAGTTTCTAAGTTATGGTAGTGCACCCGTCAAATATATTCGTCAGTTGATGCAAGCTAAATAA
- a CDS encoding putative 4-hydroxy-4-methyl-2-oxoglutarate aldolase encodes MLDLLPDLFDHYPSKLTLLPLEFKAYGGKRLFWGEVVTVKCFEDNSKVKEILAQDGHGKVLVVDGGGSSRRALLGDLIAQSALDHSWQGVVINGYVRDVARLATFNLGVSALGAMPIKTEKLNQGQINVPIDMGGVIVKPGMMIYADENGIAISEESLNFAFLN; translated from the coding sequence ATGCTTGATCTATTACCAGATTTGTTCGACCACTACCCTTCAAAACTGACTTTATTACCCTTAGAGTTTAAGGCGTACGGTGGTAAGCGCCTGTTTTGGGGGGAAGTTGTAACGGTAAAATGTTTTGAAGATAACTCTAAAGTGAAGGAAATATTGGCCCAAGATGGTCATGGTAAAGTACTCGTTGTGGATGGCGGTGGCTCATCGCGTAGAGCATTATTAGGCGATCTTATCGCGCAAAGTGCTTTAGATCATAGTTGGCAAGGCGTTGTGATTAATGGGTATGTGCGTGATGTTGCTAGATTGGCGACCTTTAATCTAGGGGTGAGTGCTCTCGGAGCCATGCCCATTAAGACTGAAAAGCTAAATCAAGGACAAATCAATGTGCCTATCGACATGGGAGGCGTTATCGTTAAACCCGGCATGATGATTTATGCCGATGAGAATGGGATAGCAATCAGCGAGGAGTCGCTAAACTTTGCTTTTTTAAATTAA
- a CDS encoding AsmA family protein encodes MKLIKWFLAILVTLALLVTLYLTVFFDPNDFKPEIVNAVKKQTGRELVIADDLSWTFFPALGINLGGISLSNPEGFTPKSMLDVNKAVAEVALIPLFRKEIQVAQLSLDGANINLVTRKNGSSSLDGLTGTDPSVKSSSTAAPASSPAQLASVEVGGVSITNTQINMIDETKGETQTFTLDSLTLGTFSLDKFAPIAYEFTATLSDMKITSKGEGELKLSRDFNQLVIEKLKIDTVVEGNSIPNQKLTTALSVNTEIALDKKQLLADITQLNAADINASGKLTVNYGTKVPQIKADFQVGDIDVDSLLPKSETTANGAPVSAGAEQATEPDLSALKSLDLSVKLAVKSIKVANLSTQNWLLDLGVKNGILDLKQLTADLYQGKLLVSAQVDARQTVASYQFDKQITGVQIQPLLKDAADIDLLAGMANFNLKGRGKSLLPEALKKNLLANGRFDITDGALYGVNIAQMIRSAQAKLKGDLSADTKEERKTDFSSLTGTFSLENGVATNPDLSMASPLLRLAGKGNANLITEALDYRLTASLVNSLKGQGGSEKDALAGVDIPLAITGTFQKPEYALDTQALLNNQLKEETDKAKEKLKDSLLKKLGGL; translated from the coding sequence ATGAAACTCATTAAGTGGTTTTTAGCTATTCTGGTGACATTAGCCTTGTTAGTCACCCTATACCTTACCGTTTTCTTCGACCCTAATGATTTTAAACCCGAAATTGTTAATGCTGTGAAAAAACAAACGGGGCGTGAACTCGTTATTGCTGATGATCTATCTTGGACGTTTTTTCCTGCGCTTGGCATTAACCTTGGAGGCATTTCATTATCAAATCCTGAAGGGTTTACGCCTAAATCAATGCTTGATGTGAACAAAGCTGTAGCGGAAGTAGCCTTAATACCATTGTTTCGTAAAGAGATCCAAGTTGCTCAATTAAGTTTGGATGGCGCTAACATTAATCTTGTGACTCGTAAAAATGGCAGTTCCAGCTTAGATGGGCTAACGGGAACTGATCCCAGTGTCAAATCTAGCTCCACAGCTGCGCCTGCTTCCTCTCCAGCCCAACTTGCGAGTGTTGAAGTGGGTGGCGTGTCAATTACCAACACACAAATTAATATGATTGATGAGACAAAGGGCGAAACTCAAACATTCACTTTAGACAGTTTGACTTTAGGTACATTTTCTTTAGACAAATTTGCCCCTATTGCTTACGAATTCACTGCCACGTTATCCGATATGAAAATCACCAGTAAAGGTGAAGGTGAACTTAAGCTAAGTCGTGATTTTAATCAGTTGGTGATAGAGAAACTAAAAATCGACACAGTGGTGGAAGGCAATAGTATTCCCAATCAAAAATTGACTACAGCGTTAAGTGTCAATACCGAAATTGCCTTAGATAAAAAGCAACTATTGGCGGATATAACCCAGTTAAACGCTGCGGATATTAATGCTTCTGGTAAGTTAACGGTGAATTATGGAACAAAGGTTCCACAAATTAAGGCTGATTTCCAAGTTGGTGATATAGATGTCGATAGTCTCTTACCTAAATCAGAGACAACAGCAAATGGCGCTCCAGTATCTGCAGGGGCTGAGCAAGCAACGGAGCCGGATCTTAGTGCACTAAAATCACTCGATCTCAGTGTTAAACTGGCGGTGAAATCAATTAAAGTCGCTAATTTGTCGACCCAAAATTGGTTACTCGATCTTGGGGTTAAAAATGGCATACTCGATCTTAAACAATTAACGGCTGATTTATATCAAGGAAAGTTATTGGTGAGTGCTCAAGTTGATGCTCGCCAAACTGTCGCTAGTTATCAATTTGATAAACAAATAACAGGCGTGCAAATTCAGCCATTACTGAAGGATGCAGCCGATATTGACTTGTTAGCAGGGATGGCAAATTTCAATCTGAAAGGAAGAGGAAAAAGCTTACTTCCAGAGGCGCTAAAGAAAAATCTACTCGCTAATGGTCGTTTTGATATCACGGATGGTGCGCTTTATGGCGTCAATATTGCGCAGATGATCCGCAGTGCACAAGCTAAGTTAAAAGGTGATTTATCGGCTGATACGAAAGAAGAGCGTAAAACAGACTTTTCGAGTCTGACAGGCACTTTTTCATTGGAAAATGGTGTTGCTACGAATCCTGATTTATCGATGGCATCTCCATTATTGCGTCTTGCGGGTAAAGGGAATGCAAATTTAATAACAGAGGCCCTCGATTATCGATTGACGGCTAGCCTTGTTAACTCATTAAAAGGACAGGGAGGCAGTGAGAAAGATGCTCTTGCGGGGGTTGATATTCCATTAGCGATAACTGGCACTTTCCAAAAACCAGAGTATGCATTGGATACTCAAGCTTTATTGAATAATCAACTGAAGGAAGAAACGGATAAAGCGAAGGAAAAATTGAAAGATTCTCTGCTGAAAAAGCTTGGGGGCTTGTAG
- a CDS encoding BsuPI-related putative proteinase inhibitor, with the protein MADNTYFICVSIIVSSLLAGCSVPETADTNVTAIAESKIDTAVQSEFVRAADPVLELATGASRLKVEQVKSDKVQGLLQGELVLDPFVDVRQSLTATFTVTNPQSYPVLLRYHSGMTADLWLVTMEGKRLWAWSDEMMFTQAIRDTRLDAGASITEKFIIPENILAAISTDGARLEAHFAAKVIESEVPVMIPVVVLLQWE; encoded by the coding sequence GTGGCGGATAATACTTATTTTATTTGCGTGAGCATTATAGTCAGTAGCTTATTGGCTGGTTGTTCGGTTCCCGAAACGGCAGATACAAATGTTACCGCTATCGCAGAGAGTAAGATTGACACGGCTGTTCAGTCGGAGTTTGTTCGTGCGGCGGATCCTGTGCTCGAGCTTGCTACGGGAGCCTCAAGATTAAAGGTCGAGCAAGTGAAATCTGATAAGGTACAAGGGCTACTTCAAGGGGAGTTAGTGCTCGATCCTTTTGTCGACGTTAGGCAATCACTTACGGCTACTTTTACCGTAACGAATCCACAATCCTATCCAGTGTTGTTACGATATCACTCGGGGATGACAGCGGATCTCTGGCTTGTCACTATGGAAGGAAAGCGTTTATGGGCTTGGTCGGATGAGATGATGTTCACACAGGCCATTCGTGATACTCGGCTTGATGCTGGAGCTTCTATAACGGAGAAGTTTATCATTCCTGAAAACATCCTTGCCGCTATTTCAACCGATGGGGCTCGTTTAGAAGCCCACTTTGCGGCCAAGGTCATTGAGTCAGAGGTGCCAGTTATGATCCCCGTGGTGGTGTTGCTTCAATGGGAATAA
- a CDS encoding LysM peptidoglycan-binding domain-containing protein, translated as MRVSLYIVVGGFALLAGCQTLDNPELTKPEAKAVTKPNTVTPFYLSSEVESAQITDVWERIRQGMQLPIPDQKLVNQYRDWYIKNPKHLEIISERAAPYMYMIVEELEKRHLPIEIALLPIIESAFDPSASSASAASGLWQFTTPMANHFGLEMNWWYDGRRDVPASTIAALDMLEYLYDKTNNNWLYAFAAYNSGESRVLNAIKNNEAKGLKTDFWSLNLPKETKRYVPQLLALAEVIKHADEYGITLAPIENTPSIEVVDIDSQIDLAMAAGLANMTTMELQKLNPGYHRWATSPLGPHTLVLPIDKSEEFKKALAETESEARMSWLRYTIKSGDSIGAIAKKHHTTVAAIRAANGMKNNTIVAGKHLIIPVSADDKQLYAQSTSQKLPKKLRSSTNAQLTHKVQSGDTLWEIAKKYNVTIKQLTVWNHLKEDSKLQTGQRLAVLAPKHTETAEKTRTVSYKVKSGDSLARIASKFNVTVTELLEWNSLTQSQYLQPGQVLKLVVDESKLNA; from the coding sequence ATGAGAGTATCACTTTATATTGTAGTAGGGGGATTTGCCCTACTCGCGGGTTGTCAGACATTGGATAACCCTGAGCTTACTAAGCCAGAAGCTAAAGCCGTCACAAAACCAAATACCGTCACTCCCTTTTATCTCTCATCAGAGGTTGAATCGGCGCAAATTACCGATGTATGGGAACGAATTCGTCAAGGAATGCAATTACCTATCCCTGACCAAAAATTAGTCAATCAATACCGTGATTGGTATATCAAGAATCCGAAACATCTCGAAATTATTTCTGAGCGTGCGGCTCCTTATATGTATATGATTGTGGAAGAACTTGAGAAACGTCATCTTCCGATTGAGATTGCACTACTGCCCATTATCGAAAGTGCCTTCGACCCATCTGCCTCCTCTGCCAGCGCCGCTTCGGGGTTATGGCAATTTACCACACCTATGGCCAATCATTTTGGATTAGAAATGAACTGGTGGTATGACGGTCGCCGTGATGTACCTGCCTCGACGATTGCCGCATTGGATATGTTGGAATATCTCTATGATAAAACAAATAATAATTGGCTCTATGCTTTTGCAGCTTATAATTCTGGGGAATCACGGGTTCTCAATGCAATAAAAAATAATGAGGCAAAAGGGTTAAAAACGGATTTTTGGTCACTTAACCTACCTAAAGAAACTAAACGCTATGTGCCTCAGCTTCTCGCGCTTGCAGAGGTTATTAAGCATGCCGACGAGTATGGTATTACTTTAGCACCAATAGAGAATACCCCTTCAATTGAAGTTGTTGATATTGATAGCCAAATTGATCTTGCTATGGCTGCAGGACTTGCCAATATGACAACGATGGAATTACAAAAACTCAACCCTGGCTATCATCGCTGGGCAACGTCGCCCTTGGGACCACACACCTTAGTATTGCCTATAGATAAATCTGAAGAGTTTAAAAAAGCACTGGCGGAGACAGAGAGCGAAGCAAGAATGAGCTGGTTGCGATATACCATCAAATCCGGTGACAGTATTGGCGCGATCGCTAAAAAGCACCATACAACTGTAGCAGCAATTCGCGCCGCTAATGGTATGAAAAACAATACGATTGTTGCAGGTAAGCACCTGATTATTCCAGTTTCTGCGGATGATAAACAGTTATACGCTCAATCGACAAGCCAGAAATTACCGAAGAAATTACGCTCTTCAACAAATGCTCAACTGACGCATAAAGTGCAATCCGGCGACACCCTGTGGGAAATTGCAAAAAAGTATAATGTGACAATCAAACAACTGACTGTATGGAATCACTTAAAGGAAGATAGCAAACTGCAAACAGGGCAAAGGCTGGCCGTTTTAGCGCCTAAACACACTGAAACTGCCGAAAAAACCCGTACCGTCAGCTATAAAGTAAAATCCGGTGATTCATTGGCTCGAATAGCTAGCAAGTTTAACGTCACCGTCACTGAATTGTTGGAATGGAACAGCTTAACTCAATCGCAATATTTACAACCTGGCCAAGTATTAAAACTGGTTGTCGATGAAAGCAAATTAAACGCTTAG
- the gloB gene encoding hydroxyacylglutathione hydrolase, whose amino-acid sequence MLTITAIKAFNDNYIWVLQQTPHSQVYVVDPGDAKVVIAYLVSHQLALAGILLTHHHQDHTGGVGELKRYVEQTSSQTLQVYGPQKENIAHVNVPLNPEMRTELTLPFLNAQIQVLNVPGHTAGHIAYFIEDALFCGDTLFSAGCGRLFEGTAEQMLSSLTLLAKLPANTRVFCAHEYTLSNLKFALTVEPNNLNLQAYMQKATEMRAQNSATIPSSIALERAINPFLRVGEQSIIDSIKQHFDDPDPIKLDELTCFTRLRQWKDIF is encoded by the coding sequence ATGCTCACTATAACAGCGATTAAAGCCTTTAATGACAATTATATCTGGGTGTTACAACAAACTCCCCACTCGCAGGTTTATGTTGTCGATCCTGGCGATGCTAAGGTCGTTATTGCCTATCTGGTCTCCCATCAGTTAGCACTCGCTGGTATTTTGCTCACGCACCATCACCAAGATCATACTGGCGGTGTCGGGGAACTTAAACGTTACGTTGAGCAAACTTCATCACAAACACTGCAGGTTTACGGACCACAAAAAGAAAATATTGCTCATGTCAATGTACCACTTAATCCTGAAATGCGAACTGAACTCACCCTTCCTTTCCTTAACGCTCAAATACAAGTGCTGAACGTGCCAGGCCATACAGCTGGACATATTGCCTATTTCATTGAGGATGCGCTTTTTTGTGGTGATACTTTATTCAGTGCAGGCTGTGGTCGACTATTTGAAGGCACCGCGGAGCAAATGCTTAGCTCTCTTACACTATTAGCCAAACTTCCTGCGAATACTCGAGTTTTCTGCGCCCATGAATATACCCTCTCCAATCTTAAATTTGCTCTAACAGTCGAGCCTAACAATCTAAATTTACAGGCATATATGCAAAAAGCCACAGAAATGCGTGCTCAAAATAGCGCTACAATTCCCTCAAGTATTGCCTTGGAGCGAGCTATCAATCCTTTTTTGCGCGTGGGAGAACAAAGCATTATTGATAGTATAAAACAGCATTTTGATGATCCCGATCCTATCAAACTAGATGAACTCACTTGTTTTACCCGCCTTCGGCAGTGGAAAGATATTTTTTAG
- a CDS encoding class I SAM-dependent methyltransferase translates to MSYFSTECKPEQWEDLPNGAALEFAVAEKLAHWWPRVFGYHLLKLGPLSAALSSMESPVAHHFSLSSSQDASIIGDFCHLPLQNGVIDAVVMSLLLEFEPDPYRILRETDRVLIAGGYLFIVGFNPLSPVFLGKLWPKYQDCLPWNGRFFMPSRVRDWLGLLGYQVVSDERLVYHPLIGEFNEGRFLQQTLASWLPSTGSLYLIVARKLESPLTPIRDKRKVLQPNWSTASSAGRSGHLSEHSK, encoded by the coding sequence GTGTCGTATTTCAGTACTGAATGCAAACCTGAACAATGGGAAGATTTACCCAATGGTGCTGCGCTAGAATTTGCAGTGGCAGAGAAATTAGCTCACTGGTGGCCGCGGGTATTTGGTTATCATTTACTAAAGCTCGGCCCCTTAAGTGCAGCCTTATCCAGTATGGAATCTCCTGTCGCGCATCACTTTTCCTTATCTTCAAGCCAAGATGCTTCAATTATTGGCGATTTTTGTCATCTTCCTCTGCAAAATGGTGTGATTGACGCTGTAGTGATGAGTTTACTGCTGGAATTTGAACCTGACCCCTACCGTATTTTACGTGAAACTGACCGAGTACTTATCGCTGGTGGCTATTTATTTATTGTAGGATTTAACCCGCTAAGCCCTGTTTTTTTAGGTAAATTGTGGCCTAAATATCAAGATTGTTTACCTTGGAATGGCCGTTTTTTTATGCCATCACGGGTGAGGGATTGGCTCGGACTTTTAGGATATCAAGTGGTAAGTGATGAGCGTTTGGTATACCACCCTTTGATTGGTGAATTTAATGAAGGACGTTTTCTACAACAAACATTAGCATCTTGGTTGCCTAGCACCGGGAGCTTATATTTGATCGTAGCGCGTAAGCTAGAATCCCCATTAACCCCGATCCGTGATAAACGTAAAGTATTACAGCCTAACTGGAGCACCGCATCAAGCGCAGGCCGTTCTGGACATTTATCGGAACATTCCAAATAA
- a CDS encoding LysR substrate-binding domain-containing protein, whose amino-acid sequence MRITLRQLAVFEAVARSGQVAKAAEQVNLSPPATSMALAELEKQLNARLFERIGNRLQLNSQGNLLLPLATDLLHRVEQIEQAFTQQDGDLIGHLSVGASSTIGNYLLAKAAVAFCQQHLQTHVDVAITNTQDVIQSVAQFRSEMGFIEGYCTDSRLKVEVWHKDTLLVFCHPAHPLAGKIVKPAALKGQSWVLREEGSGTREYFVNAANELDMRPEAKFCFSTPDAIKHAVKQGAGLGVLSELALDKEISRKELAMVTVEGLVLERQFYRITHKSRQATSLGQSFVQFCGNFFNIAH is encoded by the coding sequence ATGCGAATAACCTTGAGGCAACTGGCTGTATTTGAAGCCGTAGCGCGAAGCGGTCAGGTTGCTAAAGCCGCGGAGCAAGTTAACCTTTCTCCCCCAGCGACTTCTATGGCATTGGCAGAATTAGAAAAACAGCTAAATGCTAGACTTTTTGAACGAATTGGCAATCGTTTACAATTAAATTCCCAAGGCAATTTGTTACTACCTCTGGCAACGGATTTATTACATAGAGTCGAGCAGATTGAACAAGCTTTTACTCAGCAAGATGGCGATCTTATTGGGCATTTAAGCGTGGGTGCTAGCTCGACAATCGGTAATTATTTACTCGCCAAAGCCGCAGTGGCTTTTTGTCAGCAACATCTTCAAACCCACGTGGATGTCGCAATCACAAATACCCAAGATGTGATCCAATCGGTAGCACAATTTCGTTCAGAAATGGGCTTTATTGAAGGCTATTGTACTGATAGTCGATTGAAGGTTGAGGTGTGGCATAAGGATACATTACTCGTGTTTTGTCATCCTGCGCACCCGCTTGCTGGCAAAATCGTAAAACCTGCCGCACTTAAAGGACAATCTTGGGTGCTACGAGAAGAAGGATCTGGCACTCGAGAATATTTTGTTAATGCTGCCAATGAGTTAGATATGCGTCCCGAGGCTAAATTCTGCTTTTCTACGCCGGATGCGATTAAACATGCTGTCAAGCAAGGTGCAGGATTAGGCGTATTATCAGAGCTTGCTCTAGATAAGGAGATAAGCCGAAAAGAATTGGCGATGGTGACAGTTGAAGGGCTGGTCCTAGAGCGGCAGTTTTATCGCATTACCCATAAAAGCCGTCAAGCGACCTCTTTAGGGCAATCGTTTGTGCAGTTTTGCGGGAATTTCTTCAATATTGCTCACTAG
- the rnhA gene encoding ribonuclease HI: MTERKLIHIFTDGSCLGNPGPGGYGIVMNYKGHTKEMSDGFALTTNNRMELLAPIIALESLKEPCRVVLTSDSQYMRQGIMTWIHGWKKKGWMTSNRTPVKNVDLWKRLDKVSQMHTIDWQWVKGHAGHAENERCDILARSAAEANPTQIDEGYQP, encoded by the coding sequence ATGACTGAACGAAAACTGATCCACATCTTCACTGATGGCTCTTGCTTAGGCAACCCCGGCCCCGGTGGCTATGGCATTGTAATGAATTATAAGGGTCATACAAAGGAGATGTCCGACGGTTTTGCACTTACCACCAATAATCGCATGGAATTGTTGGCACCAATCATCGCCCTAGAAAGTCTTAAAGAACCTTGCAGAGTCGTTCTTACCAGTGATAGTCAATATATGCGCCAAGGCATAATGACGTGGATCCACGGTTGGAAGAAAAAAGGGTGGATGACCTCAAACCGTACGCCTGTCAAAAATGTGGATCTTTGGAAACGCTTAGATAAAGTATCGCAAATGCACACTATCGATTGGCAATGGGTAAAAGGCCACGCTGGCCATGCTGAAAACGAGCGTTGTGATATCCTAGCACGCTCCGCGGCTGAAGCGAATCCAACCCAAATCGATGAAGGTTATCAACCTTAA
- the dnaQ gene encoding DNA polymerase III subunit epsilon has translation MNIISNASRQIVLDTETTGMNQGSGAVYLGHRIIEIGCVEVINRRLTGRYFHQYINPGQAIDPEAIAVHGITDQRVANEPRFHQIAQQFIEFIDGAEIVAHNANFDVSFMDHEFSMLPSKGPKTMDICDILDTLEIAKFLHPGQKNNLDALCKRYGIDNSRRHYHGALLDAEILADVYLIMTGGQTKFNLSNEEVGQEAGGIQRFAPNSLNLKVISASADELAMHEQRLDLVAKSGKCLWRG, from the coding sequence ATGAATATTATTTCAAACGCCAGCCGCCAGATTGTGTTGGATACAGAAACTACAGGTATGAATCAAGGCAGCGGTGCTGTCTATTTGGGCCATAGAATTATTGAAATTGGCTGTGTGGAGGTTATCAATCGTCGGCTGACTGGACGTTACTTTCATCAATATATCAATCCAGGACAGGCCATTGATCCTGAAGCGATAGCTGTCCACGGTATTACCGATCAGAGAGTTGCAAACGAACCACGTTTTCACCAAATAGCACAGCAATTTATTGAATTTATTGATGGTGCTGAAATCGTGGCCCACAACGCAAACTTCGACGTGAGCTTTATGGATCACGAGTTTTCGATGTTGCCTTCTAAAGGCCCGAAAACGATGGATATCTGCGATATTCTCGATACTTTAGAAATAGCTAAATTTTTACATCCGGGGCAAAAAAATAACCTTGATGCCCTGTGTAAGCGATATGGTATTGATAACTCGCGTCGTCACTATCACGGCGCATTACTCGATGCCGAGATCCTTGCAGATGTTTATCTGATCATGACGGGTGGGCAAACGAAGTTTAATTTATCTAACGAAGAAGTAGGACAGGAAGCAGGGGGGATCCAGCGGTTTGCTCCCAATTCACTTAATCTTAAAGTGATCTCAGCATCGGCCGATGAACTAGCTATGCACGAACAACGCCTTGATTTAGTCGCAAAATCGGGAAAATGCCTCTGGAGAGGATAA